Genomic segment of Blastopirellula marina:
ATTGCTCGCCTCTTTCATGCGATCTTAAAGCGAGACCCATCTGCCGGCGAATTGCAATTATCTCGACAGTTTTTGGACTCAGCGTTACCGTCTGAGCCCGAATCTGATGAACCCAAAGCATCCGATCAATGGGCGTATGGATACGCGACCGTCACGGAGAATGGATTAGTCGCCGATACTTTTAAGCCGCTGCCATATTTCAACGGAACAGCTTGGCAAGGTGGCGAGCAGTGGCCTGATTCGAATCTCGGTTGGGCACAACTTACTGCGGTAGGTGGTCATCCGGGCAACACGGAAGAATTTGCTGTGGTTCGGCGCTGGTCACCGGAGGTTAGTGGAACGTTCTCGGTTCAGTCGAAGGTCGCTCACACGCACGAAGTGGGAAATGGAATTCGCTGTTGGATCATCTCCAGTCGGCAAGGCATTTTGAAGGAGTTTGCTTTGCACAACGCGAGTCAGGAGGACTTTCTGGAAGGGATTGAAGTGGAATTAGGCGACAAGCTTGACTTCGTTGTCGATATCAACGGCAATCTCAATAGCGATGATTTTCGTTGGTCGATCGACATCGCCCGCACACCGAACGATAAGAGTCGAATCTCGCACTGGAACGCGCTGGATGACTTTCCGAAAGAAACCATGACTCCCCTGACGCCGCTACAGCAACTTGCTCAGACCTTGCTGTTGTCGAACGAGTTCATGTTTGTAGATTAACCCATGCCGCGAAACAAACCGTAGAATCGAGACGAACTATGTTTGGCAATTCCGATCCGTTCGATCGTTGGACCCGCCGCTCGATGCTGAAGCAGTCTGGGTTAGGGTTCGCTACACTGGGGCTCAGCAACTTGCTGTCACAGTCCGGGGATGCCGTAGCGGCCGAGACGATTTCATCGGAACCAAGTTTGCGCGAGTCAAAGTTGCCCCACTTTCCTGGCAAAGCCAAACGTGTGGTTCATTTCTTTTTCAACGGCGGAGCCTCGCACGTCGACACGTTTGATCCGAAGCCTCTGCTGAAAAAATACGAGGGAAAGCCGTTACCGAATACGTTAACCACAGAAAGAAAAACGGGGGCGGCGTTCCCTTCGCCGTTCAAATTTGCCAAGTATGGGGAAAGCGGCTTAGAGATCAGCGAGCTATTCGCGAAGACGGCGGTTCATGCGGACGAGATCGCGGTGATTCGCTCGATGCATACGCAGGTTCCCAATCACGAACCCTCCTTAATGATGATGAACTGTGGCGATTCTGTTTTGTCGCGTCCAAGCGTCGGATCCTGGGTGTTGTACGGACTTGGTTCCGAGAACGAGAACCTGCCTGGCTTCATCGCGATGTGCCCCAATGGCCTGCCGATTAAGGACTCAGAGAACTGGCAGTCCGGTTTCCTGCCAGGAGCTTATCAAGGAACCTACATCGATCCGCAGCATCAAACGATTGAGCGATTGATCGAAAATATTCGCAGTAAGCACGCGACCTCCAAGATCCAGCGGCATCAGCTCGATTTCCTTCAGAAGCTCAACGCCCAGCATCACGCCACGCGGCATGACGACCGGTTGGAAGCACGCATCCAATCTTACGAGCTGGCGTTTCGGATGCAGATGGAAGCTGCGGAGGCATTTGACATCCATCGCGAGCCAGCCAGCATTCGACGGATGTATGGCGAAGGTGTCCATGGTCGACAGACTTTGATTGCCCGCCGATTGTTAGAGCGGGGTGTCCGTTACGTTCAACTGTGGCATGGTGCCGGTCAACCTTGGGATCATCATGCTCAGATCGAGCCAAGTCATCGCAAACAGGCCGGCGAGGTCGATCAGCCGATTGCCGCGTTAATTGCCGATTTGAAGCAGCGTGGGATGCTTGAGGATACGCTGGTGATCTGGGGAGGCGAATTTGGTCGCACTCCTACCGTCGAACTGTCGGGCGATGGCAAGGCTCAGCTAGGGCGCGATCATAATCCGTATGGATTCAGCATGTGTATGGCGGGAGGAGGCGTGCGAGGTGGGACGACCTACGGAGCAACCGATGAATTCGGTTTTCAGGCGGTTGACAACCGCGTCAGCGTGCACGATTTGCACGCTACGATTTTGCATCTACTTGGCTTCGACCACGAGAAACTAACTTATCGATACGCCGGGCGAGACTTTCGCCTGACCGACGTACATGGTCGCGTGCTCCACGATATCTTGCATTCGTGAATCGTGTGTCTAGCGAGCTTGCTTCCAAAGACCGCCGAAAACAGACAGCGAGACGAGTATCAGACTCAACCAGACCACGTGTATTGGATTTTGTGGAGATGGTTGTTCCGTCTCCGCAATCTCCTGGTCGACTTCGTTCATTTCAATGCCCTTCACCTCCGGTGCCGTCTGACTTGGCTGCAGCGCGGAAGCCAACGCTAGTTGATAGTCGCCCAACGCTTTCACGCGATTGGGATCTTCGGACGAGGGGAGTTGCTGCTGGAGGAATTCGTGAAACTTACCGTTGCCGCAGGTTTCGTAGGAGCATGCCGCCCCGAATTCGGCCACGAGTTCCGTATGAAGTTTGGCCAGTGTTTCCAGTTGCTGGGAATCGGCCGACCAGTAACCCTTGCGGGCTGTTTCCAGCATCACAGCGGTTAAGTCTTGCAGAGCATACGGATTCTTATCTTCAAAGTACTCGCGCATGTTCAAATCATGTTTGTCGTCAATGTAAACCTGGTAGGTTTCGTTCCACATGTCCTGGCTGATTGCCGAGGGCTGCATCACGTTCCAACCATACATGTTACGGACAGTTTCGGTGAAAGAGGCCGCTGCCGAAGGGCCCTCGCGCTGCATGCTTTGAATGAACTTAGGATTCCAGAGCGATGTCCGTGCCTCTTCCCGAATCGCACCGACCGAGGTTGTTACCTTGGCACGGCCTGGCTGACGAAGATCGCTGAAGTAGCCGTCCGGATCGTTGCCGGTAGTTTCGCGAACGGCCAGCGTGATTCCACCCATGAATTCGTAAACGTGATCCAGCGATAGCGGTCCCCAAGTGTTTGAAGAGCGGGGATGAACGACGGCGTCAACATCTTTCATCTGGGCTTCCAACAGGCCGGGCAGGACAGTACCCCAGCGACCCCCATCGCGGTAGACGCCACTCATGTTCTTGATGTATCGGTTGGCAACTTCCTTCGGATTTCCCCATGAGTCCCCTTTC
This window contains:
- a CDS encoding DUF1501 domain-containing protein — translated: MFGNSDPFDRWTRRSMLKQSGLGFATLGLSNLLSQSGDAVAAETISSEPSLRESKLPHFPGKAKRVVHFFFNGGASHVDTFDPKPLLKKYEGKPLPNTLTTERKTGAAFPSPFKFAKYGESGLEISELFAKTAVHADEIAVIRSMHTQVPNHEPSLMMMNCGDSVLSRPSVGSWVLYGLGSENENLPGFIAMCPNGLPIKDSENWQSGFLPGAYQGTYIDPQHQTIERLIENIRSKHATSKIQRHQLDFLQKLNAQHHATRHDDRLEARIQSYELAFRMQMEAAEAFDIHREPASIRRMYGEGVHGRQTLIARRLLERGVRYVQLWHGAGQPWDHHAQIEPSHRKQAGEVDQPIAALIADLKQRGMLEDTLVIWGGEFGRTPTVELSGDGKAQLGRDHNPYGFSMCMAGGGVRGGTTYGATDEFGFQAVDNRVSVHDLHATILHLLGFDHEKLTYRYAGRDFRLTDVHGRVLHDILHS